A stretch of the Porifericola rhodea genome encodes the following:
- the hemA gene encoding glutamyl-tRNA reductase — translation MQNNFKLISLTYKNSPIEIRERVALNDQEITSLLRKFKEVISITEALVLSTCNRTEVYYTAEEDFSDEIIKLIIIEKGLIDLANLSDYFVRYNDEKEAMRHLFHVATGLESQVVGDMQISNQVKRAYQASADMEMAGPFLHRLLHTIFFTNKRVVQETPFRDGAASVSYAASELVFDLANEIINPRVLVIGLGEIGADVCKNIGDSDNIDKLFKVTVINRTHEKAVNMATQYGFATCLYEEVHDAILEADIVVSAVSLQSPLITKTLFDNREHLSYKYLIDLSVPRSIEAEVENVPGALVYNIDDIQNKADEALRKRINAIPHVKAIIEETLVDVEGWMQEMEVSPTINRLKNALEQIRQEEISRYLKNMDSKEADYIEKITKGMMQKIIKLPVLQLKAACKRGEAETLIDVLNDLFDLEKQNTTKAGK, via the coding sequence ATGCAAAACAACTTCAAATTAATAAGCTTAACATACAAGAATAGCCCTATTGAGATTCGTGAGAGGGTAGCTTTAAATGATCAGGAGATCACTAGCCTGCTTCGTAAGTTCAAAGAAGTTATTAGCATAACTGAAGCCTTAGTGCTTTCTACCTGCAACCGCACAGAAGTTTATTATACCGCAGAAGAAGATTTTAGTGACGAGATTATCAAACTCATCATCATTGAAAAAGGTCTGATTGACCTGGCCAATCTCAGCGACTATTTTGTAAGATACAATGATGAAAAAGAGGCAATGCGCCACCTTTTTCATGTAGCTACCGGCCTGGAGTCTCAGGTGGTGGGCGATATGCAAATCTCTAACCAGGTAAAGCGTGCTTACCAGGCCTCTGCTGATATGGAGATGGCTGGTCCCTTCCTTCATCGCCTGTTACATACTATCTTTTTTACCAACAAACGAGTAGTGCAGGAAACTCCCTTCCGCGATGGTGCTGCCTCTGTATCCTATGCTGCTTCTGAACTCGTTTTTGACCTGGCAAATGAGATCATCAATCCTCGGGTTCTGGTTATAGGTCTGGGTGAAATTGGTGCTGATGTTTGTAAAAATATTGGTGACTCCGACAATATTGATAAGCTTTTTAAAGTAACTGTAATTAACCGTACGCACGAAAAAGCTGTAAATATGGCGACACAGTACGGTTTTGCAACCTGCCTTTACGAAGAGGTACATGACGCTATTTTAGAAGCTGATATAGTTGTATCTGCCGTATCTCTTCAATCTCCTCTTATTACTAAAACTCTGTTTGATAACAGAGAGCATCTGAGTTACAAATACCTGATAGACCTTTCAGTACCTCGCAGCATAGAAGCTGAAGTAGAAAATGTACCAGGTGCACTGGTTTATAATATAGATGATATTCAAAATAAGGCGGATGAGGCACTCCGTAAGCGTATTAACGCTATTCCGCATGTAAAGGCAATCATAGAAGAAACACTGGTAGATGTGGAAGGCTGGATGCAGGAGATGGAAGTTTCACCTACTATTAATCGTCTTAAAAATGCTTTGGAGCAAATTCGTCAGGAGGAAATTTCTCGCTACCTGAAAAATATGGATAGCAAAGAAGCAGACTATATTGAAAAGATCACCAAGGGCATGATGCAGAAAATCATCAAACTGCCGGTACTTCAGCTCAAAGCCGCCTGTAAACGTGGCGAGGCAGAAACCCTAATAGACGTGCTCAACGACCTTTTTGATCTGGAAAAACAAAATACTACCAAAGCCGGAAAATAA
- a CDS encoding SDR family NAD(P)-dependent oxidoreductase: MNKEKITVSIMGCGWLGFPLATFLLDKGFAIKGSTTTPDKMPVMSDHGIEPFLISISPEINQDFESAFFDSEVLILNIPPSRKQLEIVTTYPALIEEVLKIADDTPVQKILFVSSTSVYPNLNRKVNEEEAGGELSASGEALLKAEQILQNQQRFEVSILRFCGLFDSERNPGRFLAGKYLDSNGSDKVNLIHQDDCINIISEILKQSAWGEVFNACADQHPEKEHFYSKATASIGLEAPRFNETAPSAYKEVDSSKLKKKLNYTFIYPDPEAVIDKS; the protein is encoded by the coding sequence ATGAACAAAGAGAAAATTACAGTAAGTATTATGGGTTGTGGCTGGCTGGGCTTCCCTTTAGCTACTTTTTTATTAGATAAGGGGTTCGCTATTAAAGGCTCTACTACTACCCCAGACAAAATGCCGGTAATGTCAGATCATGGTATAGAGCCTTTCCTGATTAGTATAAGTCCTGAAATTAACCAGGATTTTGAGTCTGCTTTTTTTGATAGCGAAGTACTGATTTTGAACATACCTCCCTCCAGAAAGCAGCTAGAAATTGTGACTACCTACCCTGCTTTGATAGAGGAAGTATTGAAAATTGCGGATGATACTCCTGTGCAAAAGATTCTGTTTGTCAGCTCCACTTCAGTTTACCCTAACCTAAATCGTAAGGTGAATGAAGAAGAAGCAGGTGGTGAGCTAAGTGCTTCAGGGGAAGCACTTTTAAAAGCAGAGCAAATACTGCAAAATCAGCAGCGGTTTGAGGTAAGTATCCTCCGCTTCTGTGGCTTGTTTGATAGCGAGCGAAATCCTGGACGTTTTTTGGCAGGAAAATACCTGGATAGCAATGGTAGCGACAAAGTAAACCTCATTCATCAGGATGATTGTATTAATATCATCAGCGAAATATTAAAGCAAAGTGCCTGGGGAGAAGTATTTAATGCCTGTGCTGATCAACACCCTGAAAAAGAGCACTTTTATAGCAAAGCAACAGCCAGTATAGGTCTGGAAGCTCCAAGGTTTAATGAGACAGCGCCTTCGGCCTACAAAGAAGTTGACAGTAGTAAACTCAAAAAGAAGTTAAATTATACTTTTATTTATCCTGATCCGGAAGCGGTGATAGATAAGTCCTGA